DNA sequence from the Brienomyrus brachyistius isolate T26 chromosome 18, BBRACH_0.4, whole genome shotgun sequence genome:
TGGCAGGTGAAGTTGTTATAGAAGCTCTTGATGGTGAGCGCTGCCTGCTGAGGTATGTTGTAGGCTCTCGGTATACATCGGAGGCTGCCGTGGTCTTTCTCGAAATCAATAAAGCTGATGTATAACCGTCTCTGCCACTCCATGCTTAGCTCTATGAGGTTATGTTGGGTGAAGACCTGACCAGCACCCTCTCCTCTTACAGCTGGTTAATGCTCCCTCCCAAATCGATATAAACAGTGGTTGGAGGATCTAACGTGGAACATCTACATCCTGGTTGTCATATCCAGGAGCTTTTCAGTTCTTAAGAAATCACTGCGGTTTCTTCCTTGCCCTTTCCATCTCTACTCCTTAGATGTCTGCTCCGCCTGTTGGTCAAGACGTCTTTGAGCTGCTCAGCCCAACGCACTTCCCGCTGTCGCTTGTCCGTAATAGGGGTGTTGTATGTTGCATGAGCTTTACTACAGATCATTCTCGTGATCTAGAGAACTTTCCCCTGATCTCCTTTGCTGCCTGGCAATGTTTTCCATGTACACCTGCTTGTCTGCTCGTCACTCTTTTGACCGCCCTATTGACTTCTCTGTAGTGCTGCTTGTCAAGCTCTTGCAGTCTCAGATgaatttcctttttttcttgcCACATGTCTTGTCTTATCCATTCTATCACAAACGCTCCGTACATAAAGTTTTAAATGTATTCATCATACACTTATCCTCAACTTTTGTGCTGGCCGTGTGAGACCAGGTGAAGCCTCTTCAGTTCATTCATATTTCATACGCCACTTGATAGCCATGAAATATTTTTCTGATGCAAAATACATCCTGTGTAGGGTGTTCCCCTGGCTGGTTCTCTgtgctgggacaggctccaggctccccctgCGACTTTGAGCTGGAGCATTTGGAACATCGCAGGATTGATTTCTACCCTAAAGCCTCAGCTTAGCTGAAGGAGGGGGTAAGGGAGAACACCACGTTCTTATCAAGAAGAGCAACGACGTTTCCTAAACGCTACTTTTCTATATCAACATTCCTGCAAAGAGACTCCGAGGCACACAAAGAAAAAGTACAAACAAATgtatccatctatccacccacccacccatcttcCTTCCCTGCTTGTGTCTAATTTTGTTGTAAAATTATTCAGACTGCAGGCAAACATCTATCAAAACTGTAAAATCCTTTGCTTGCTGAAAAGTtccttttaataaaaaaatgaaagattacTTATCTGCGAACTTGACTATCAGCACAGTGAAAACACAGCACAAAGCAAACCACAAGCTGAGATATTTTACTATCACTACTTTATATAAACAATTTACATATTACCTAATTAACAATATAAGACAATCGATTTCTTTTATGTACTCAATGCTGTTTCTCAGGCCAGTCCCCAGGGACCCTCAAAACATCCAGATTTCTGCTCCTTCCAGCTCACCTGAACCAAATAACCAAGTGAGAGCAGGGAATGGCTGGAAGAGACGTGTTGGgaactgggagagagcaaagatGTGGCCCAGTCAGCAGGGTGCAAGGACTGGGCTGAAAAACACTGCTctacattaatataaatattCACCTAAAGCCTCCAAGATTCTCACTGTTTCTGAGTAGTATAACTAAATTAAGCGACGGCACGTTATAGTTTTATAAACAGATAATTAGGGACAAGTCCTGGCATAGAAAGACATCAGACTGCATGAAATGAGTAAAAGCTGCAAAGGATTTTGGATAAGAATGGAATGTATTCAAGTTCTATTAGTTTTATATCTATGATTTAAAACAGCCAGTAGTTAAATACTGCATGaattaaaatgtacaaattTTCAGGTACATTTAATATCCGTCCCTGAAATGGAAGTTAACTTTCCACATTATTTTGGAGTATTAAAGTATTCATATTTTATTGAAATATTGATGAGACTTATAGCCAGTCATCACAGTCATGTGTTCGCAGGGATTTTCTCTAAAAACATGTTGACTGCATCAATAACACACAGTAATTAAGTATGGACGTCCTAGTAACTCTAAAGCAGTATAAGGTAACATATCTCATTAAAAAGGCATGTAAATTACAAGAAATGGCTACACAAAACCAGACATGGTGGGGATTGTGGGACAGAATTGCCAAATCCCGGTAAAGGGTTAGCTTTTTCTTCATTTGGTTAAGCAATATGTTTAGCCCACACTAGAGAAATAAACTTTACTTTACTTGAGTCCAAATATGTTTTGGGCTGATTACAGGAGTTAAACAAACATGTGTGCAGGTATAACAGTAGATTAGaagcatcacaggacacacatttTGGCCGACTTACTCGTCAGACGTTTACAAgatcagaaaaattctttgggAATGCAAAGCAAAATATTGTAGTCAATGGTGAACCCATACTTGTATAACAGGTACACAGGTTACACACTACAGGCTTCTGGGTGGTTTGTGAGGATATGAAGGAAAGAGGTGCGTGACAGGACAGGCAGAAGGGggagaaaaacaaagaaataatgACGACAGATGCTGCCTATGCATCTGAGCCTCTGTGCCGCCGCTTGGATGGGGGCACTAGGCGGGCAGGCAGTTCCTGGGGTAGCCCATGCCCCTCTAGTTTGACCTCAATAAGATGGCTGGCCAGAGCAAACTCATCAGCATCTAGCATGCCGTCCCGGTCCACGTCCGACAGCTTCCAGATGCGGCCGAGCACGGAGTTGGGCAGGCGGGTGCTCACCATCCAGTCCTTGGCCTTGCTGCCGCTCAGCTTTCCTTCTATGGGTGAGAGGTTGTAGAAGATCTCATCATACTTGGGCTTGTCTTTCATCACCACCCAGTCCTCTTCCTCCGCCACACTCTCGTCGCCATCCTCATCCATTTCGGCAAAAACATCCCCCTCTTGGAAAGGACCTCCGCGGGAACCCAAAAAGACCCCCCCTTGAACCCCAGCTTGGGTGCACGCGTCTAGTTCCTCCTGATGCAAAAGGGGCATCAGCTTGGCAATATCTGTAGACAGCAGCTCATCCAAGGCAGCCAATAAATTGGGCTTTAGAGACTTGAATTTCGTGAAATCATGCACCAAAAGTTTGTCCTGCAGAAGAATCAGATCAGTTTTAGAAGCATTGCTACAAGACCGGAACATGCTCAAGgcacaaagaataaaaaaatcagGGGGTTTAATACTCATATCATTAAGTTGAAAATTCATGCCAATGACCGAGAACATagtaaaatggaaatgatccatCAATACTAAACTGTGATTTAAGGGAAATTCAATTTACCCATTGattaaggcagtgtttcccaatccagtcctcggacagtccacgtttttgcttcctctcagctgccagcgcacctgtaccaggtattcagtgttcctgattggctgggaattgggagggagcaaaaatatggactgtccggggttccctgaggactgggtagGGAAACACTGGATTAAGGAATGGAATACTAACATAAATTTCAAAGACCACTAATATATTTAAACTTCATCAGTAAAATGTCCAGTAAAATGTGAATTGCTCATCACGTCATGTAAAACATCTCCTGTGACCTAATGCAGATGCTTACTTGCATCTTGGCACAATCCGGAAAATCTCCCGAGGAAATGTTATACTGCAGCTGGATCTTCGAGAAGATGACAGGCAGCTGGTGGATCAAGTTCTTCTTCTTATTGTCCTTTCCAAAAACTGAGGGCATCTCCTGCTTCAGGTGGCCAATTATGTGGGCATGAACCTGGCAGGGGGTAAAATTTGAGAGCAAACAGTGTTTTCTCAAGGAACCCAATCTGCTTGTAATCTTATAAGGCAGCGTCAGCCCGgtgctcggggacccccagacggtcaaTGTTTTTGccaggagctggggggggaACAGACACATGGATCCTCTGGGGTATCCAGAGGACCAGGTAGAGACACACTTTTATAAGACACCACCTCATAATAAGGAATTCACAATATCAATATTcttatccattttttttcctaaaTAGACTAGACTAGAATAGCTAATTATCTGTACTCTTTATATTAATTCATGCAatccctccagcacaaaaccgtacagaagtcgcatggccgtatttttagatattttttgagCCCTGTCATTTGATACCATAATCGTAATTTCTAATTTTTattgtgaccctccagcacaaaactgtagacttgggtcaaaaattagaaattaggattatggtatcaaatgaaagagcacaaaaaaatcctcaaaaaatatctaaaaatacggccatgcgacttccgtacggttttgtgctggagggtcacatacATGAAGACCTTTTTCCATTGTTCTGTCAGAAATCTTATTCATGTTTCATTTTACTGAGAGGTACAAGGTAACTAGTATAATCACCGACAAAAATGACCATGgatagttttttttcttcagtaagCTCTACCTAACTTCTGAATCCTGCTTTAGGGCCAAGCACTCAAGTTCCCTAAATACCGAAAAGCtttatttaaataaagtgatccCTCACCTATTGCGGAAGTTACGTtgcagacccatcagcgataggtgaaaatccgcaatatagaaagaccatataaataaacatttatttataactttttttttggggggaaaaatcCGCGATAcagcgggggcgcgatagctgaaccgcgatatagcggggtaTCACTGTATATCTATTTGTAGAATACTCACCCTGACCAGACGAGCCCTCTTTACCAAGTCATTGAGTTTGCGCAGAGCAGAATTTCGAGGCAAGCTCTGAATGTCTGCAAAGAgatcctcctcctccagctcaAACAGCTTCCGGTTGTCTGGTATCATCAACGGCTCCGACCAGAAAGAACCGATATAAACCCGCAGCACCTCGGGGGTCCCAAACACTTTGCCCAGTGACCACATGAGGGCGCCGTACACCCGCATCAGCTGCTGGGTGCCCACCATGTCGGCCTTGTTCAGGACGACTCTCAGCTTGTCCTCATTGCCACGCAATGCCTCGATGGCCTCAGAAAACTCATCGGATATCTCCAGCTTGTGGGCATCGAAGAGAAGGATGATGCGGTCCACACGTTCGGCAAACCAGCGCAGCACTGCTGGGAAGTCATACCCTGGGGGTGAAGCACAGAGAACGTCGCTGGCGGTGAAGCACAGACAACGTCCCTGGCAGTGAAGCACAGACAACGTCCCTGGCAGTGAAGCACAGACAACGTCCCTGGCAGTGAAGCACAGAGAACGTCCCCGGCGGTGAAGCAATGAGAGAACGTCCCTGGCAGTGAAGCACAGACTGTGCAGCACAGACAGCGTCCCTGGCGGTGAAGCACAGAGAACGTCGCTGGCGGTAAAGCACAGACAACATCGCAGGCGGTGAAGCACAGACAACGTCCCTGGCGGTGAAGCACAGAGAACGTCCCTGGCGGTGAAGCACAGAGAACGTCCCTGGCGGTGAAGCACAGACGGTGAAGCACAGACAGCGTCGCTGGCGGTGAAGCACAGACAGCGTCGCAGGCGGTGAAGCACAGACAGCGTCGCAGGCGGTGAAGCACAGACAGCGTCGCAGGCGGTGAAGCACAGAGAACGTCCCTGGCGGTGAAGCACAGACGGTGAAACACAGACAGCGTCGCAGGCGGTGAAGCACAGAGAACGTCGCTGGCGGTGAAGCACAGACGCTGAAGCACAGACAGCGTCACAGATGGTGAAGCACAGACAGCGTCGCAGGCGGTGAAGCACAGAGAACGTCTCTGGCGGTGAAGCACAGACAGTATTGCAGGTGGTGAAGCACAGATAACGTTGCTGGTGGTGAAGCACAGAAACAGCACTGCTAAGGATAATACGACTAGCTTTGCTCATCTTACAGTATATAATTCTATGGTATGGTGCTTGTCAAACCTCTTTTTAAATATTGCTTATGAAATAGAAATATCAACActacatttatttaacagatgctgGTATCCAAAGTGATtgagtcagacagtccctggagcaatcgaGGGTTAGGGgtcttactcaagggcccaacggtgacatcactttcAGTCACATGCAGAGCATCAAATTCCACTCAGCCAACACCGCACATTTAGATTTATAGGATAAATTACAGAAATTAATAATAAGTTATATTCAATTTGCACTTAAGtggcttaaaaataaaatgacaacATATATGACTGATTTTTCATAAAAAATGCATCTTTCTGCTTAGAACACTAATACACTAAACAATATTAGGACAGTAAAGGGTTACATTAGTCactggaaattaactaattcttcttgtgttacaataatgtatttattatgCTACAAAATTTTAACACTGCTTCGAGGCAGCATGATGACTGCGAAATGCCGCACACAGTCAGTGATGCGCGGCACAGCTCCTGGTGTCAGGAATTCTGAAGGGACGTGGACGTAATCCAAAGTGACGCCTGACTGATGAAGAACACATTGTTCAAGGCACCGTTCCAGAATATTCATGACTGAGCATACCAATAAACTTCAACTGGGCTTTAATTCGGCCATGGTGTATGGATAATCACTACTGCAACGCTCATCAGCACTGCGCTCTGTGGTTAGAGGCATCCATCTCAAAAATATGCCCCTTCAGGTCTGAAAGAAATGCTGCAGTGTTGGGGAggttactcacaaaagtaatccattacagagatggaaagttcaggtccaaaaagtacaaatccaggccaaggctttgtttcaaccaatcagttgagcataaagagtcacagtctgtcacagagtattcaactggttggttgaaacaaaaccttggtctggatttgtactttctggacctgaactttccacctctgccagtaatggattacttttgtCAGTAACTTCCCCAGCACTGGCTGCAAGACGATCAATGCCATAACTTAAATATTAGTATTAAAATGTCAGTGAATTACTGTCTAACCTTTACCAGAAAATATGTTTCCTAAACCAAACAGGCCACACAAGTAGTTGTCTAATAGTTAAAAAGTAGACAATGGGTGATTCATCCTGCATTACATTTTCCACTGCCTGGGAGTTTGCAAACATGCAGGAAAAGCTCACGTAGCGGGTTGGCATTTGCAGCTGTTCCTGAGCTATACCCTGTGCCCAATAATAGCCATACCAGACAATTAGGTCTACATTGCATTTTGACCTGAAACATTCTGAAATATTTATTCCACTTAAACATGAGTATTATaatgtactgtaaatgtataaaataaagTGTATTTTGAAGCTCCCAAGACCAATGAATCAAACCAGCCAGCAATCTCTAGTCACTGATATTTCAGAATGACAAAATGCACTGGCTGTGTAAAttaatagataaatgtttaaattttttcttccatttccaTAAATGGATCCTGTGTATCGCACTAACAAATTAGAACAGATTTTGTCTGAAATCACTGAATTGGAGATATTCAATATTAGTATCATAGAATATACTCTTATGTATGAATGAGTTTAACGGGCAAATGTATAAAACCTGGATTTCAGGAGAGTGATATGGGGTGACAGTAGGATGTGACTCAAAGTTTTTCCTTTGTGGTTTCCTGGAAATCTTTGCTTTcataatattatttaaacacAATTGCATATTTTGAAAGTTACGCATTTAAATTTTAGTGTTTTGTGACTGTGTGTCATATTATCGCAGAATTTCATATTActatgaattattttttttaagtggtaCTTAGAAATCATATTTATCCATTTGTCATATGTGGTCAAAATGAGACACAGAGAAGAGGGAAAATATTTTATGAGGAGAAATGTAAACCCTATTTAATACGGTGCCAATGTGAAACTCTATTCCATCTAATTCAGAgaactgttcttaaaaccagtgTTCCTTTATAACTTCAATATTGAAGTATTGATCGAAAATAAATGCTGCCAGCATCCCTCAGCCTCATTGCTGACTTTTGTAGAATTTGTCAAATTGACAGCAGGGCAAAATAAGTCATAAATGAATCATCCTCATAGTTGAATGTCCCTCTGCCTTCTGCATGTTGGCTGGCTTTGAGATGTTTACATTTTTCCTCCTCTGCCTTGACCGATTTTCCATCCACACCCAGTCGATATATCTTTCTTCACCAAAGCCTTCTGTAATTCACCATCCCTTCCTTCTTCATAACAGTCACACACACTGACCATCATTGTCTTCCTGACATGAACGTGCTCTATTGCTCTGAACATAATTGAGAGCTTGGTTCTCACCTGTTACCCGAAACATAATTAGATCACTTTGCTACATCATAAATGTACACAAATTATTTCTCTCTCTGATCCCAGATTTTTTAGAAACCCTTTTAAAAATGTGATCCCATGCGTTCCCACACGTTCCCACGCGATCCCACATGATCCCACGCGATCCTACGCGATCCCACACTGCTCACCTCTGTTTACTCTCTGCTTGGCCCCAGACAGAATCCCAGGTGTATCGATGATACTGATGCTTTCCAGCACTTGACTGGGCATCTGAGCACACTGAAACCTAAGAGAGACATGAAAGGGATTCTTCATATCAATAAAAGAGcagcaaaataatataattacaGTCGACCCTTCTACACTATAGCAGTCAGGGGCAATATACTGAAACCGTGATGGGGAAAGACGCAGTATAGAAGGGTCAATTGTACTGTTATTTCTTAACCAAATGTTCAAAAATAGCTGTAAATTATACAGTACGTGTCTAAACAGTTGTTGGTATCTCTGGATACAGCTTGATACTAAAGCAGTGGGAGCTACTTTTAGAAAGAAAATCCTGGGGTCCGCAGAGATTTTGGCTCTACgggaggggtggtgggggtCCACCCTTTGATATATTTTGCCATCTGGAGGGGGGCATGTGGCGTTATTGTCATGATCGACTAGTAATGTCTGAAAGATTGACATGTTGATCAGAAATGACTGGTGGAGCAACTACTGAAGTTACAGTGACAAGCACTGCTCTGGAGCAATTGTTAAATCTACAGTGacaaccactgcactagagcaATCATTAAAAGTTACAGTGGTGACCAATGCACTGGAGCAATTATTAAAGTCACTTACTTGGATTTGGCACCTTAAATACAATACTACATACATTCAATGGCTTTATTAAGCTTCAGAGAACAGGGCCATCACCACATATAGCACCAATTATCCATAGAATGTAttcaatatatttaaaatatatttaaacattaacaaaaactgGACATCCTCACGAATGCATCGTAAGCATAATGAATCATCAACTAAACGTTCATTAAGAACACGAGTCTCACAGGTATCTATTTCACCAGCTTTAGTCCATTGTGTGCAAGAGGCCCTTTCATGTACAACTTCCTGCAGGAAAAACACACTCAGCATCACTGCCAAAACGAAACAATACTGAACGCTGAACATCTACCCAAGAGAACTTCCCGGTCTAATCTGCCTTTACTAGCAGCCGCGTTCGCATTGAATTAAAGATCATAAAACTAAAGAGCTAACAAGCTAAATAAATGCCATTTCTGAGCAGATGCACCTTAGAGCCTTGCATACAAAGCAGTCTTACTTCATCTAAAATATGCCACTCGACAGAATAATACTCGCTGAATTATACAGGCTGCAAAGGGAGAGGCTGTTTCCCAGAAATTCTTAAAAGCCAATAAGGAGGAGAAGTTTAGCAAACAAAGCTGCGAGCGCTGGGAGCTGGCGGCTTGAAGATAAACGGTCTGATTCACTGCTGTTGTATCACCCTTTAGCCCATTTAACTCTATTAACTCAATGCACAGCAGTTCTTATCATTCAAGAGTAATTTAACACGACTTTCCTTTAAATGCCACAACATTTTTTGCTCtctagaacagtgtttcccagcctggtCCTCATAAACCcccagccagtccacatttttgctccctcccaatggCCAAATTTTTGCTCCCACACAGCTCCCAATTCCCTATCAGACAGtttacgtttttgctccctccctaccaggagctgggaagaagcaaaaacatggactgtctgggaatccccaaggaccggattgggaaactttTCTCAGTCCTTCCACAAGGTAAGCCCCTCCCTATCCAGAGTACAGGAAAACACAGGCTTTGCATTCCTCAGAGCAGAGGATTAATGACATTTCTTTGCAATCCATCCCCCCTTGTTCCACTGCCCCACAGATTCCGGTTCAACctcagtctctctctcacatTTCCCTCCATTGGCCTCCTTGCACTATTTTCCCTTACCGGTTGAGGAAAGTGTTGCCAAACGGATTGAGCTTCCTAAAGGGCTTGTTGGGGTCGACGATCAGGGCGTTCCCTGGGATGAGGCCTTCCACATCTCCATGCATGATGGCAGTGAAGCAGTCAGTGGTCGGCTCTGGGCCCACACGGCTGCCTGGGTAATCCTGCTCCAGCAGGTACCTGGAAACCACATAATCTCAGTTTATAATCAAGCTGGTATCTACAGCTAAACAACGGAGATAGAGCAGACCACAGTCCTGCTATGTTTACAGATGACCAGATATCATTGCAGTATATCCACAACTGTTCAGATGttttatttcaggtattttacacatgcatgtttaaatatattttaatcaaAGTTCTTAATTCGTCACATGCAGTGATACTCATACAA
Encoded proteins:
- the ehd2a gene encoding EH domain-containing protein 2; this translates as MSRWARKNKNDKTTEVVRTVTEGLRSLYRKKLLPIEKHYGFHDFHSANLEDADFDNKPMVLVVGQYSTGKTTLIRYLLEQDYPGSRVGPEPTTDCFTAIMHGDVEGLIPGNALIVDPNKPFRKLNPFGNTFLNRFQCAQMPSQVLESISIIDTPGILSGAKQRVNRGYDFPAVLRWFAERVDRIILLFDAHKLEISDEFSEAIEALRGNEDKLRVVLNKADMVGTQQLMRVYGALMWSLGKVFGTPEVLRVYIGSFWSEPLMIPDNRKLFELEEEDLFADIQSLPRNSALRKLNDLVKRARLVRVHAHIIGHLKQEMPSVFGKDNKKKNLIHQLPVIFSKIQLQYNISSGDFPDCAKMQDKLLVHDFTKFKSLKPNLLAALDELLSTDIAKLMPLLHQEELDACTQAGVQGGVFLGSRGGPFQEGDVFAEMDEDGDESVAEEEDWVVMKDKPKYDEIFYNLSPIEGKLSGSKAKDWMVSTRLPNSVLGRIWKLSDVDRDGMLDADEFALASHLIEVKLEGHGLPQELPARLVPPSKRRHRGSDA